The Oncorhynchus clarkii lewisi isolate Uvic-CL-2024 chromosome 20, UVic_Ocla_1.0, whole genome shotgun sequence nucleotide sequence CAGATCCCAGGGGTAATATAGAAATACTTGCCCTAGGGAGGGAGAAGAAAACATGTTTAATTGGAAATCTAATGCATCCAATCAGACGAATGGACTCTTATCACAATCTGACTCAACAGAACAATTAAATATTTCCAAATATCCACACATGGGTGTCCACTAACCAGGCAGATGGATATTGGGGATAGATTCCACAAGTGTATGGGATCACTAACCTTGAAGAGTGGTGCAGCGTGGGCCCTCTTCAGTGACTCTTCCAGACTGAAACAGAACAGCACCTCTGCCTCTGCATCTTTTAGCATGTAGTTCTGCTCATCTgaatgaacaaacacacacatactctaaaGCCAAACAGACTCCCTCTAAGAACATAAACACAAAAAGGATGACCTCACAACAGTATCCTGCAACATAAAACTCCCTCCCACAGATCCATTATCTAATAACTTAAAGCaggaatccttagttgctacatacatttttggactttatgatatgtacccattgattcttgaacaaCATAACTTATGAGCTTAGGTCAACTATCATATAGccttaaaacatggttaaaactatattATTTGTCCTTGcatcaattttttattttattttacctttatttaaccaggcaagtcagttaagaacagatttttattttcaatgacggcctaggaacagtgggttaacttcctgttcaggggcagaacgacagatttgtaccttgtcagctcgggggtttgaacttgcaaccttccggttactagtccaacgctctaaccactaggctaccctgccgccccagggtagccTAGCTCAGTCTgcgaatttgagagtggttccaTTTCTTCAGGCATATCCCTAAGCTTTTTTTTTACTAAAGCAGAGTCGGGGTGACCACTTTGTCATTGTTTCGATTAAGGATTCTCGCTTTAAAGTACCAACAAACTTCTGGCTCTTCCAGCTCTCTTCTAACCACTCAGGGGTGACGATGTGCTCGACAATGGAAATCGCCGTGAGGAACTTCACAGTCCTCGTCACCTTGTTGGCCACCAGATGGGTGCACTTTTGAGCACTCTTTGCGATCTCCCCTCCAAGGTTGTACAGCCTCTGAACAGACAGAAAGGGACATCGGATGCATTGTTAGAGGCAGAGAGTGCTGCGAATCGGATGTGAGCCTGTAAAAACTTTTACCTAAATATCGGTGATTGATATTCTTGCCAACAGTAATTCACAACAAAGGCTGTTTCCTGCAGACTCTTGCTCAGCTGTGCACAAACATAGAAATAACAATTACCTTCATGAATTGTTGGACCTGTGTTGGCTCAAAGCCAGTGAAGAAAATGTACGGTGTGGATTCTGGTGGAAGCTTCTTGGTTGGGGCTTCGATCTCCTCAAGTCTACAATTGAGAGAATATTTGGGTCATTGGGAGATAAACTTTGAGTTGTatctgtcatgactgtcctgtgaggatccgaatgggtcagatcagcttggcaatggCTGACAGTAACCAGACCTTCTCCCACccacagaggggggaggagggagctgCCGCCGGGTTGACAGCTCACACCCTGTCTTAAATTAAAGGAGATCTAGGGTCTCCCTCGCCAGTATTAACCAAAGGATAGTCTTCGTTAACAGACCTTCCCCGACGAAACTAACACGTTCAAAAAGTGAATAGTGGAAAAATATTTGTAACATAAgaatgtggggaatggtcagtGGTGATCTATAGAAAACTAATTTCATATGGGTtgatattttgtgatgtcattaaaaatttTATAAAGGAAATAACAGTACATGTACGAAGTCTCCATCCTCTACGTTGTATATGAAATAAGACCCGAACGCAATTTTAGGAGTCATGAGATCATTTTTCTCCTAGAAAATGTTGCACAGTAAGTAGCCACGCCCCGAGTGAGGTCAGAAAGCGTGAGCCTGACAGAACCGTCCCCTTCGACTAGAGTACATAAAAGGATTGGTAAGGAAATTAACATTTAGACAAGAGAGGCGTGTAGCTGCAGCACACGTCCAAAGTGGTCGAACTCTGAATATCAACACGATTTGGAGAAGAAAACTCCCCTCTCAGACAATTACTGGTACAGCTAATTAGCTGTCCTAAGAAATGTATCTAGAAAAGCGAATTTAAGTGGGACCACTCTACTACTCTCCTCAAATCACTGTAGTACACTACTCTCATCACCCAATGGGAACCCGTCGACACGGCTGGCTAGCCTAGCTTCCAAGGGGCATCTTCCAGAGTGAACAACAGTAGGAGGAGACcccttttggacaatcagagccttaaaAGCGTGCCGCTGAAAGGCCCATCACCCTTCCTAGGGAGGGCTGGTTCCGAAAGAGATCCACAGCGAACGAAGGCATtcacacgtaaatacattcatgatttcttactccaaaCGGACAGCAGTTTGTGTACAAAGTATATGATTACTGTGAGAAAAGTTTCTCAAATGTATCAACGGTAAGAGTTAATGTTTTATAACAATTATAACAATTAAAACAGTTAGTTGATTAGATCATAAGATCAATGAAAGTCACATATCCCTatatacaaatatgtatttttagaAACAAATATTATTACAAACAAATTCTGCAGATTGTCTAACTCATCTTCATACCATGCTACACACCACTGAAAACTAGGGTGATGGAGTCTCACCGTGGTTTCTTATTTGGATGCTGGGAGTTTGACTCAGACTGTTTCTGCTTTTGTTGCAACTGCAATGCCGCCAATGCGTCAGGCGAAACCTTCACAGGAGCCCGCCAAGCACCTAAAATTAAGTCCAAAAGGAGAAAAAGTAATTATATTCACACCTATGTTTTACAGATGGCTGTCCAGCTTAACAAAAACTTCCATTTCAAGTCCCCTTGCCCCCACTGTAAGACTTCTGAACCCTGTACCCAGTAGGTTCTGAACCAGATGCTGGTTGGGGATGAGTGGTTCCTGCAGGTTGAAGTTGGAGTATCTGCTGTGCTGGACCTGCCGGAGGACTTCAAAGTTCCCCAGGAGAATGTCACAGAGCCACTGGGCGTTGACGCAGGGGATCCTCCACTCCTTGGCCTTCTCATACTTCAGACCACTGGGCCTaatgagacagggagggagaaagggttAATAGATGGGTTTAATACAGTAGAGCAAAACGGACATGATACAAGCATTAACACACACATTAATTCAACCTGACACCCATCCACACAAACATGAATACGCCAATGACTTGATTGTGCCAAAAACATTTACATGCCATTCATAATAGGTGAGAACATATCAAGGTCATCTCTTACTCTTTACAGATGAGCACAGTGTTACTACGACAGAGGTAGCCTGTGTATCTGGCTCCTGCCAGGTAGGCCATCAGCTTCAGGTCGTCACGTTCTGAGTCCACAAAGCCAGTTACGGAGATGATCTGAGGAGAGAATGATAGCAATGTCAATGACTTAGTATAGAAGCTAAGCTATAAGCGCCATTTATGAGTCATAGGCTTGCAAGTCTAGTCATTACCTCATGATACACCAAAGCATAATGTATCATTGTACCATTGTTTCAAATTAAAAACATACGACCGCAACCCATGTTAGATGTTTTTAATGGGGTGCGATAAAAAGGAAGTGATGCGCACGTGTTGTGAGCAGGGCTTGGCTCCTGGTGGGAAGGCGAAGGGGAGGTGTAGGGTTCTGTGAGGAGGAACCATCTTCTTTTTCTTCAGGATGGTGTTCAGCCAGTGGGCAGTGACACAGCGCCTCCCCTCTCGTAGGGCCTGAGGTACAGCAACAAGAGAGATTACATTTAAAACCTAATCTAActgacatacacacaaacagattTTGGCTTTCAAGCAGgccttttaattttttatttaactaggcaagtcatttaagaaaaattcttatttacaatgacggcctaccccgggccaattgTTTGCCGCGCTATGGGACTCCctatcacggccggatgtgagtgacgccttttgcactgagatgcagtgccttagaccgctgcgccactcgggagccctttaGCTGAGATGAAAAACGATTTAGTGATGCTTACCTGGACATACATGCTGCTGACTTGAGTTtcacagagcaggtgagtgcagcgGTTGCTGAGAGAGGAGTCCACAATTCCACCATAGGCCTGGATAATCTGTGATTAACAAAATACAACTCAGCAATGCAAGGGGCAAAATAGTAGTTGAACAAATGCAGTTATAATGCTGTTTGCTCAGATACAAGATAAGGCCGTGAAAAGACTGaaagtctctctcttactctcttccACGTGGCTAGGAGCTGCTTGTCTGCCATCTGCTCTGGGTAGTCAGCGATAGCAAACACACAGCCCACCAAGAAGCCATCTTCTGGAACTACAGCAGCAAATAGAAAGATGATTGGTTAGTCAAAAAAAGAATAATCACAACCATTAATATCATAATGATGATCGTTGGCTGTATTTCATCCGATCACAAATGTTTCATGTATTTTATGTATTTTTCTAATAGATTTTTTGTGATGAACTGAAACAGAAGGTGAAACTGACCGATATATATGTCAGTAAGAGTGAACTTACTCTCTTGGCCTGGCTCGTGGCCAAACAACTGGTGCACTTGAGGAAGCTGAGGCTGTAGTGACCCTTGCTGCTGCTGGCTCGGATGCTGCTGCAGCGACTGCTGCTGGCTCTggagatgctgctgctgctgctgttgaagCTGCTGCATGTGCTGCTGCTGCATCTGTTGCTGCAGGAaatgctgctgctgttggagGTGTTGTTGATGGAGTTGCTGCTGCTGGTTCTGCTGCTGTTGGAGCTGTAACTGGAGCCTGTGCTGCTGGAACTGCTGTAACTGCTGTTGTAAagcatgctgctgctgctgttgttggagctgctgctgctgtatggGCGGCCGGGGGAGCTGCTGTGGTCGCAGTTGTTGCTGCGAGAATGCACGTGgcggttgctgttgttgttgctggggGAAGATCTGTTGTTGGTGGATCTGCTGTTGGTGCGGCTGCTTCTGCTGGATGAACTGATGGGCCGGTTGTTGTGACAATTGAGGAGGGAAACCTTGCTGAGGAACCTGCGGTTGCTGTTGCTGCTGGTGGTGCAACTGCATGAGTTGCTGTGGTGGAATATGCTGCAGCATGGGGTGCTGTTGCTGTGGCAGCTGCTGAGGTGGGTGTTGTTGTGGCTGTTGGGGGACCTGGTGGGGCTGCTGCTGCAGTAACTGCTGCTGTGCTTCGGCTGTGAGCTGCTGCTGACCTTGGGGCTTCACTTGGTTGAACAGGAGCGGGTTGGGTTGGGTGTTGGGCTGGCCCTGGTTcgtttgctgctgctgctgctccaatgtCTTCGTTGAGGCAGAGAGACTCTGTAGAATCCGTGGTAAGAAACCAAATAATTTACATTTTAGCACTGCTTTTAGAAATGGACTAGGAAATTTTGACATCCAAGTATTTTATACCACTAAAGCAAAAAGAAACCAAGCAAGAAATAAAGCTTTTGAGCACATTAAAGGACAGTATTCTTACATGTGCAACGTTGGAGGGTCTGGTGGTCTGCTGGATGTCAGAGTTGTTGGTAATGTTCCGTAGCGTCCTGGCCGCTGGGCTCCAGCCTGCCATGCCCTCTGGCCTCTCTGCCCCAAGCTGGGCACCACTGGGTCCCAGGGCAGCCCGGGTGTCTGGTGGCCCTGCACTGCCCGGCACAGGGGGCACGCTGGCACAGAGGTTGATCAGGCCAGAGTCCTTCCCTGGCTGCAGTCTGCGTTTGGGACCCGGGGGTGGCCCGGTAATCTCTACTGGGGTCCAGTTCAGGTTCCGTTCCTCCTTCTCCGTGGAAGAGTCATCCGAGTCATCGAACATGAGCTCGTCTCGTCGCTCGGCTTTGGGCGAGGTCCCTCCTCGGCCACTAGCAGGGGAGTCGTCTCTTGAGGAGGAGCTGGATCTCCGGGACCTGGGGCCTGGGCGCCTGCGGCCTGGAGGGCTGTAGCTGCCCTCGGAGAGCGACTCATACTcactctcctcatcctcttccacCTCCTGGTAGGTCAACCGGGGGTGGTACAGAGCCTCGTCCTTCCGGCTCTTGTCCAACGCCGAGTGTGTGATCCACTCCGGCGTGACGATTTTGATGCTGCTGTGCTTCAGGGCGACCTCATACTTTTCCTGGAACACACAATTTACACCATGGATCTACAGACATACACTTCCGGTGTACAATATTTTACTGTGTAACTTACTGCAAAATTGGTGTTGTGGTGTCATCTGACCAACAGAGTACTGCTATCAATATTGCAGATGTCAAGATGAATCGTTTTATTAGAATACAACCTGAAGTAATAAAGATGTGTTGTGTCCAGTGGTTAAGGACTAGACAACCCACAGACAAGCACTACCTCCTGGTGCCTGAGCACAAAGACAGCAGTAAAACAAGCCAAAGCAAGGCTAATAAAATATCCAACACAAGGAAGGCTTCAGCAGGTGCCTCAAAATATCCTAAAAATAGCAACATGCAGACATTCTTTCTCAAAAGACTGTTCAATTCACCAATTTGTCCATGTGCTCCATGTTTTCACCCCTATATTTGCCTTTGAGTCAGGGGAGCATTGGAATTATTTTACATGAAAAAAACACTTATTCCATAACACAAGAATGACAAAGCAACTTTTTATGGCTCTTATAGAATTGAAAAATAATTACCCCTTTTGGCTCTGGAACAATCAGgtgagtgcatttcttgtttaggTTGAGTTGACAGTCACCGCCATAAAAAGTGATCAAGGCCCAAAGAGTGTTGAGATCTTCTGGTAGCTAAACAAAGAAATGCATGAGAAAGATGTTAACATTCTATAAAATACTCATCATATGAATCCATAAACCATTTCATAGATATATGTGCACAATAGTTAAAAGGTAATATGTAAAGGCACATACCTTTGGCAGACATGCCGTGACACCGAAGAATATTTGTCCCGACTCTGGGGAGAATCCTGTAACTCTGTATTATCTTTTGTCAAGGAAGTCATTCAACTCAAGTGTTAGGCTATTCGTTCAGCTTAAGTGTCAGAATATCAAATCAGAAACACAAATCAATTGCTCGTAAAAAGAAAGGTTACGGTAGCAGGTCTCCACATCTTACGGACAAAGTCACCCAAGATGGCTGAAAAACAAagaaaacagagtttaatggttgaaCTGTTCCTCTTCCCTTCGCACCAACAAGGCTACAGGTTTGTTAGTGAATTGACTATATAAAAGGGATCT carries:
- the LOC139376095 gene encoding PAX-interacting protein 1-like, whose amino-acid sequence is MSGEEPKVPEELFKDVKFYVVGDIDQKVVQLLKAGKGKEVSYNALATHIIAEDGDNPEVGESREVFDLPVVKPSWVTLSVRCGDLLPVTGFSPESGQIFFGVTACLPKLPEDLNTLWALITFYGGDCQLNLNKKCTHLIVPEPKGEKYEVALKHSSIKIVTPEWITHSALDKSRKDEALYHPRLTYQEVEEDEESEYESLSEGSYSPPGRRRPGPRSRRSSSSSRDDSPASGRGGTSPKAERRDELMFDDSDDSSTEKEERNLNWTPVEITGPPPGPKRRLQPGKDSGLINLCASVPPVPGSAGPPDTRAALGPSGAQLGAERPEGMAGWSPAARTLRNITNNSDIQQTTRPSNVAHSLSASTKTLEQQQQQTNQGQPNTQPNPLLFNQVKPQGQQQLTAEAQQQLLQQQPHQVPQQPQQHPPQQLPQQQHPMLQHIPPQQLMQLHHQQQQQPQVPQQGFPPQLSQQPAHQFIQQKQPHQQQIHQQQIFPQQQQQQPPRAFSQQQLRPQQLPRPPIQQQQLQQQQQQHALQQQLQQFQQHRLQLQLQQQQNQQQQLHQQHLQQQQHFLQQQMQQQHMQQLQQQQQQHLQSQQQSLQQHPSQQQQGSLQPQLPQVHQLFGHEPGQEIPEDGFLVGCVFAIADYPEQMADKQLLATWKRIIQAYGGIVDSSLSNRCTHLLCETQVSSMYVQALREGRRCVTAHWLNTILKKKKMVPPHRTLHLPFAFPPGAKPCSQHIISVTGFVDSERDDLKLMAYLAGARYTGYLCRSNTVLICKEPSGLKYEKAKEWRIPCVNAQWLCDILLGNFEVLRQVQHSRYSNFNLQEPLIPNQHLVQNLLGAWRAPVKVSPDALAALQLQQKQKQSESNSQHPNKKPRLEEIEAPTKKLPPESTPYIFFTGFEPTQVQQFMKRLYNLGGEIAKSAQKCTHLVANKVTRTVKFLTAISIVEHIVTPEWLEESWKSQKFVDEQNYMLKDAEAEVLFCFSLEESLKRAHAAPLFKGKYFYITPGICPSLTTMKAIIESAGGKVLPKQPSFRKIMEHKQNKNLPEIILISCENDLHLCREYFLKNIDVHNAEFILTGVLTQNLDYESNKFT